CCTGGCGCCGCAATCCCTGGGCGAAGTGGACTGGAACGGCCAGGTGGTGTGGCGCTGGAGTGGCGCACAGGCCCAGCAAGCCTATGGCAGTCCGGACGGCGCCGCCGCAGCCGGCCCGGCGGTGCGCCAGCACAACGACTGGCGCCGCCTGCCCAATGGCAACACGGCGGTGCTGGTCAGCTACGCCCACCCGGTTGCAGGCTTCGCGGCGGACAAGGTCATCGACGACGCCATCTACGAGGTTTCACCCCAGGGCGAGGTGGTCTGGCGCTGGGTGGCCTCCGAGCACCTGGAGGAGTTCGGTTTCAGCGACGCCTCCCTGAAACTGATACGCGGCACGCTGGCGCGAAACAACAAGTCAGCGCCCTTCGACTACCTGCATCTCAATAATCTGTCAGTCCTCGGGAGCAACCGCTGGTTCGACGCCGGCGATGCGCGCTTTCATCCAGACAACCTGCTGATCGGCTCGCGTACCGCCAACTTCATGGCCATCATCGAGCGCAAGACGGGCCGCGTCGTCTGGCATCTAGGCCCCGACTTTGCGCCGTCTGCGCCAGCGGGTGCCAAGCTGCCGCGCCCCGTGGACCAGCTCATTGGCCAGCATGACGGACACATCATTGCCAAGGGCCTGCCGGGCGCTGGCCATCTGCTGGTCTTTGACAACCAGGGCGAGGCCGGCTACCCCATCGTCAGCCCAGGGCTGCAGCCGCGCTCGCGCATCCTGGAAATCGATCCGGTCAAGAAGGAAATCGTCTGGCAATACACCGGCGCCGACTCGGGCGCGCCGGCCTGGAGCTTTTACAGCTCCTTCATCAGCAGCGCGCGCCGCCTGCCCAACGGCAACACCCTGATCGACGAAGGCACGAGCGGGCGGCTGTTCCAGGTTACGCCCGGCGGCGAGATTGTCTGGGAATACATCAGCCCGTATTTCGGCGAGGTCAGAAATGGCGGCGAAGGCAAAACCGTCCTGAGCAACTGGATTTACCGTGCGCAGCCCGTCCCTCATGGCTGGGTGCCCACCGGCGCGCCTCTGGTCGGGCAGGCGGTCAAAGCCATCGATGTCAGGACTTTTCGCCTGCCGGCGCAACCGTAAATCCTCGTCCCCGCGCCCGAGCGCCGCGCGGCAGGCGAGCCAGCCCGGCGGTGGTGCGCTTTTTCGTGCAACCCGGATCACCTTTTCAGGCAACCCATGACCCCATTCAATCAACAACGACGCCATGTTCTGGGCGGTCTGTCCGCGCTGTCGCTGGTCTCCTACGCCGGGCTGTCCGGCACCACCGCGCAGGCCCAGACCAGCGAAAAACCGAACATCCTCTTCATCCTGGCCGATGACCTGGGCTATGGCGACCTGGGCGTTTATGGCCAGACGGATTTCCAGACGCCGCAGCTCGACCAGCTGGCCAGCCAGGGCCTGCGCCTGACTCAGGCCTATTCCAATTCGGCCGTCTGTTCGGCCACGCGCTTTGGCCTGATCACCGGGCGCTACCAGTACCGCCTGCGCGGCGGGCTGGAAGAACCCATTGCCGGCGCCTCCGACACCATCGGCCTGCCTCCGACGCACCCCACGCTGCCCTCGCTGCTGAAAAAAGCGGGCTATGCCACCGCGCTCATCGGCAAATGGCACCTGGGCTCGCTGCCCACCTTCGGCCCCCTCAAGAGCGGCTATGACACCTTCTTCGGCAACTACGGCGGCGCCATCGACTACTTCACCCACAAGCCCGGCGTCGGCGCCAACGTGCGTGAAGACCTGTACGAAGGCGAGGTGCCGGTGCACAAGGTGGGCTACTACACCGACCTGCTGGCCGATCGCGCCGTGGACTACATCGGCCGCCAGAGCAGCGCCCAGCCGTTTTTCCTGTCGCTGCATTTCACCGCGCCCCACTGGCCGTGGGAAGGGCCGGGGGACGAGGCTGTCTCGCGCGAGATCGGCAACATCTTTCACTACGACGGCGGCAACCTCGCCACCTACGCAAAAATGGTGACCACGCTGGACAGCGCCATCGGGCGCGTGCTCAAGACCCTGCAGGAGCGCGGCCTGGCCGACAACACCATCGTCGTCTTCACCAGCGACAACGGCGGCGAGCGCTTTTCAAAAACCTGCCCCTTCAGCGGCCAGAAAACCGAGCTGCTCGAAGGCGGCATCCGCGTGCCCGCCCTCGTGCGCTGGCCCGCCAGGATCAAGCCCGGCCAGACCAATTCCCAGGTGGCCGTCAGCATGGACTGGCTCCCGACCCTGCTGGCCGCCGCCGGCACCGCGCCCGACCCGGCCTATGCGCCCGATGGCGTCAACCTGCTGCCGGTGCTGCTGGGCGCGAGCACGCCGGGCCCCCGCACCCTGTTCTGGCGCTACAAGGCCAACACCCAGCGCGCCGTGCGCTCGGGCGACTGGAAATACCTCAAGGTCAGCAGCAACGAATTCCTGTTCAACGTCGTGCAGGACCAGCGCGAGCGCGCTAACCTGGCCCTGAAGCACCCCGAAGTGTTCGCGGCGCTGAAACAGCAATGGGCCGCTTGGGACGCAACCATGCTGCCGATCACGAAAGAGGTGAGGACGCACGCGGTGGGCGGGAAGGTCCAGGCGGATCGGTATTCGGCAGAGGCGCTGGATTAGTTGGGCCGCAGGCTGGCGGCGAAGCTGGCTGGACTGGCTCCCGACCCGGCCATGCGCCTGCCATCGCCGCTAGGATCTGGCAAAGAATAACTTCCCGTCCGTCATTCCCGCGAAGGCGGGAATCCAGCAACACGGGCTGAAACGCTCAAACGAGTCTGGATACCCGCCTTCGCGGGTATGACGCAGGGAAGTTATTGCTGACCGCATCCTAGCCCTGCAGAATCCGCTCAGGGCGTGCCGGCCACTGACACGGCCGTGGGGGACTGCAAGGCATTAAGCACCAGCTGCGGTGTCAGAATTTGCGGCAGCACCACCGGGTCGGCGCCAGCATTTGCAGGGTAGTACACATACAGCGGCACGCCACTGCGCCCGAACTCCCCCAGCTTGCGCGTGATCTGCTCATCCTGATTGGTCCAGTCGCCTTTGAGGTAGTGGATGCCGGCGCGCTCAAACGCCTGCAGCACGCTGGAGTCGCTGAGCGCGACCCGCTCGTTGACCAGGCAGGTGATGCACCAGGCCGCCGTCAGGTTCAAAAAGACTGGCTGACCCTGGCTGCGCAGGCTTTGCAGCCGCTCCGCGCTGTAGGGCTCTGCGCCGTGCGACGGTTTGCTCGTCGCCTGCTGCTGGGCCTGCGGCGCGGGCTGCGCCCCCAGGCTGGCCTGCCCCCCCAGCAAGGCCGCCGTCACCGCCAGCAGGGCCAGGCCGGCGCCGCTGCGCTGGATGGCCGTGCGGGCATGGCCCCGCGTGGCGTCAAAAACCCAGGCCGCGAACGCGATGGCCAGCATGCCGCCCAGCGCGGCGGCCACCGCCGGAGAGCCTGCCTGCTGGGCCAAGACCCAGGCCAGCCAGACGGCGGCGGCATACATCGGAAACGCCAGGCCCTGCTTGACGCGCTCCATCCAGCGTCCGGGGCGGGGCAGGCGGTGCTGCAGCGCGGGCCAGTGCGTCAGCAGCAGGTAGGGCAGCGCCAGACCCAGTCCCAGGGTGAGGAAAACGGCCAGCAAAATGGCCGCCGGCTGCGTCAGCGCATAGCCTATCGCGGCGCCCATGAAGGGGGCGGTGCAGGGGCTGGCGACCACGGCGGCCAGCACGCCGGTAAAAAAACTGCCGCTGTAGCCCACCCGCGAGGCCAGCGAGGAGCCCCATCCCGCCACCGAGGCCCCCACCGAAAACACGCCGGACAGGCTCAGGCCCACCGCGAACATCAGGTAAGCGGCCACCAGCACAAAACCGGGCGACTGGTACTGAAAGCCCCAGCCGATCTGCGCGCCGCCTTGCCTGAGCACGATCAGCAGCCCGCCCAGCAGCGCAAAGCTGGCCAGCACGCCCAGGGTGTAGGCCAGTCCATGCCGGCGTGTTTCGCGCGCCGGGCGCTCGGCGTGCTGCAGCAGCGACAGGGCTTTGATCGACAACACCGGAAACACGCAGGGCATGAGGTTCAGCACGATGCCGCCGAGCAGCGCGAGCAGCAGCACCGAGGCCAGGGTCGTGATGGATGATGACGCCGATGCGGGGGCTTCGACAGCGGTGGCTGGCTGGCTGGCGAGCGGCGAGGCCGCACTGTTGACCGTATAGCCACGGGCCGCACTGGCGGGCTGGGCGGGGTCGTTGACCACCAGCACGCCGGTTAATGCGGCCTGTGCCGAGGGCGGCTCGTCGCCGTGGGGCAGTTGCAGCAATACCTCGTTATCGACCACCTTGACCGTTTGCGGCAGCTCATTCGACAGTTGATGGCGCTGGGCCGGGAAGAAGGCGAGGGTGTCGAGCGCGCCTCTGGACAGGCCGGGGTTCACCAGGCTCAGGGTCACATGATCGCTGGCGTACTGCAGCTTGACGGGCCAGGGGCTGGCCACCGGCAGGCGGGTGCGGGCCGCGTCGATCAGCGGGCTGCCCGCGCCGCTGGGCTGGCCGGCGCTAAGCACCG
This DNA window, taken from Polaromonas hydrogenivorans, encodes the following:
- a CDS encoding arylsulfotransferase family protein, coding for MTRFLSSKVSRLPRRLAKGRACVLAGLLALCAASASAAPSVYPTGVTRHDPARADNSSYVLFTGQDKRTHLIDLNGNEVRQWPYEGFPPVLLDPAVTGGKLGHVLVQLSRQLDGPAAANALAPQSLGEVDWNGQVVWRWSGAQAQQAYGSPDGAAAAGPAVRQHNDWRRLPNGNTAVLVSYAHPVAGFAADKVIDDAIYEVSPQGEVVWRWVASEHLEEFGFSDASLKLIRGTLARNNKSAPFDYLHLNNLSVLGSNRWFDAGDARFHPDNLLIGSRTANFMAIIERKTGRVVWHLGPDFAPSAPAGAKLPRPVDQLIGQHDGHIIAKGLPGAGHLLVFDNQGEAGYPIVSPGLQPRSRILEIDPVKKEIVWQYTGADSGAPAWSFYSSFISSARRLPNGNTLIDEGTSGRLFQVTPGGEIVWEYISPYFGEVRNGGEGKTVLSNWIYRAQPVPHGWVPTGAPLVGQAVKAIDVRTFRLPAQP
- a CDS encoding sulfatase family protein, with translation MTPFNQQRRHVLGGLSALSLVSYAGLSGTTAQAQTSEKPNILFILADDLGYGDLGVYGQTDFQTPQLDQLASQGLRLTQAYSNSAVCSATRFGLITGRYQYRLRGGLEEPIAGASDTIGLPPTHPTLPSLLKKAGYATALIGKWHLGSLPTFGPLKSGYDTFFGNYGGAIDYFTHKPGVGANVREDLYEGEVPVHKVGYYTDLLADRAVDYIGRQSSAQPFFLSLHFTAPHWPWEGPGDEAVSREIGNIFHYDGGNLATYAKMVTTLDSAIGRVLKTLQERGLADNTIVVFTSDNGGERFSKTCPFSGQKTELLEGGIRVPALVRWPARIKPGQTNSQVAVSMDWLPTLLAAAGTAPDPAYAPDGVNLLPVLLGASTPGPRTLFWRYKANTQRAVRSGDWKYLKVSSNEFLFNVVQDQRERANLALKHPEVFAALKQQWAAWDATMLPITKEVRTHAVGGKVQADRYSAEALD
- a CDS encoding protein-disulfide reductase DsbD family protein — translated: MNRNTEARLALLGIGLGLGLAAACAQAAPDEAATQQVRARLVASVDAVHAGDRLVLGVHQQIAPEWHTYWINPGDTGLATKIDWTLPPGSAAGKIQWPTPQRFQLGSITNFGYAGDVTLLTEIDVPKELQAGQQFPVQAQVNWLVCRESCIPQKVELRLNLPVLSAGQPSGAGSPLIDAARTRLPVASPWPVKLQYASDHVTLSLVNPGLSRGALDTLAFFPAQRHQLSNELPQTVKVVDNEVLLQLPHGDEPPSAQAALTGVLVVNDPAQPASAARGYTVNSAASPLASQPATAVEAPASASSSITTLASVLLLALLGGIVLNLMPCVFPVLSIKALSLLQHAERPARETRRHGLAYTLGVLASFALLGGLLIVLRQGGAQIGWGFQYQSPGFVLVAAYLMFAVGLSLSGVFSVGASVAGWGSSLASRVGYSGSFFTGVLAAVVASPCTAPFMGAAIGYALTQPAAILLAVFLTLGLGLALPYLLLTHWPALQHRLPRPGRWMERVKQGLAFPMYAAAVWLAWVLAQQAGSPAVAAALGGMLAIAFAAWVFDATRGHARTAIQRSGAGLALLAVTAALLGGQASLGAQPAPQAQQQATSKPSHGAEPYSAERLQSLRSQGQPVFLNLTAAWCITCLVNERVALSDSSVLQAFERAGIHYLKGDWTNQDEQITRKLGEFGRSGVPLYVYYPANAGADPVVLPQILTPQLVLNALQSPTAVSVAGTP